One window of the Pyrus communis chromosome 17, drPyrComm1.1, whole genome shotgun sequence genome contains the following:
- the LOC137722338 gene encoding hsp70-Hsp90 organizing protein 3-like, translating into MADESKAKGNAAFSSGDFNAAVTHFTEAIDLAPSNHVLYSNRSAAYASLNKYSEALADAKKTVEIKPDWSKGYSRLGAAHCGLGQYGDAVSAYKKGLEIDPNNEALKSGLADAQAATARSRAGPPPMNPFGDAFSGPEMWAKLTADPSTRAFLQQPDFVKMMQEIQKNPSNLNLYLKDQRVMQALGVLLNVKLRGGTGAEDEEMPESPPERKQPEPRKEEKKPEAQPEPEPMEVSEEESEAKKREAEAIKEKEAGNAAYKKKDFDTAIQHYTKAIELNDEDISFILNRAATYLEMGQYEECIKDCEKAVERGRELRSDFKMVAKALTRKGTALVKMAKCSKDFEPAIESFQKALTEHRNPDTLKKLNDAEKAKKDLEQQEYYDPKLADEEREKGNEYFKQQKYPEAIKQYTEALRRNPNDPKAYSNRAACYTKLGAMPEGLKDAEKCIELDPTFTRGYTRKGAVQFFMKEYEKALETYQEGLKHDPSNQELLDGVRRCVEQINKASRGDLSPEELKERQAKGMQDPEIQNILQDPVMRQVLTDFQENPKAAQEHTKNPMVMGKIQKLVSAGIVQLR; encoded by the exons ATGGCCGACGAATCCAAAGCCAAAGGCAACGCCGCTTTCTCCTCCGGCGACTTTAACGCCGCTGTCACCCACTTCACGGAAGCCATCGACCTCGCTCCCTCCAACCACGTCCTCTACTCCAACCGATCCGCCGCCTATGCCTCTCTCAACAAATACTCTGAAGCCCTAGCCGACGCCAAGAAGACCGTCGAGATTAAGCCTGATTGGTCCAAAGGTTACAGCCGGCTCGGCGCCGCTCACTGCGGATTGGGCCAGTACGGCGACGCCGTTTCGGCTTACAAGAAGGGTCTCGAGATCGACCCCAATAACGAGGCTCTGAAGTCTGGTTTAGCCGATGCTCAAGCTGCTACGGCCCGGTCACGGGCTGGACCCCCGCCTATGAACCCGTTTGGGGATGCGTTCTCGGGTCCCGAGATGTGGGCCAAGCTCACTGCCGACCCGTCGACCCGTGCCTTCTTGCAGCAACCCGATTTTGTGAAGATGATGCAGGAGATTCAGAAAAACCCTAGCAATctcaatttgtatttgaaggaCCAGAGGGTTATGCAAGCCCTGGGGGTTTTGCTCAACGTGAAGTTGCGCGGTGGGACGGGGGCGGAGGATGAGGAGATGCCGGAGTCTCCGCCGGAGCGGAAGCAGCCTGAGCCCaggaaggaggagaagaagccGGAGGCTCAGCCGGAGCCAGAGCCGATGGAGGTAAGTGAGGAGGAGAGTGAGGCGAAGAAGAGGGAGGCCGAGGCAATAAAGGAGAAGGAGGCTGGCAATGCGGCTTATAAGAAGAAGGACTTCGACACAGCGATTCAGCACTACACCAAGGCCATTGAGTTGAATGATGAGGACATTTCATTTATCTTGAATCGCGCTGCGACGTATTTGGAAATGGGTCAG TATGAGGAGTGTATTAAAGACTGTGAGAAGGCTGTGGAAAGGGGAAGAGAGCTAAGGTCAGACTTTAAGATGGTGGCAAAAGCTTTGACTAGGAAGGGAACCGCCTTGGTGAAGATGGCAAAATGCTCAAAGGACTTTGAACCTGCCATTGAGTCGTTCCAGAAAGCTCTCACAGAGCATCGCAACCCAGATACCTTAAAGAAATTGAACGATGCTGAGAAAGCAAAGAAGGATCTAGAGCAACAAGAGTATTATGATCCAAAGTTAGCAGATGAAGAGCGTGAGAAAG GTAATGAATATTTCAAGCAACAAAAGTACCCAGAGGCTATTAAGCAGTACACTGAAGCTCTCAGAAGGAACCCCAACGATCCAAAG GCATATAGCAACAGAGCTGCATGCTATACGAAACTCGGGGCAATGCCCGAGGGATTGAAAGATGCAGAGAAGTGCATTGAGCTTGATCCAACCTTTACAAGGGGTTATACCAGAAAAGGTGCCGTCCAGTTTTTCATGAAAGAATATGAGAAAGCTTTGGAAACATACCAGGAGGGTTTGAAACACGATCCTAGCAACCAGGAATTGCTTGATGGTGTGCGAAG ATGTGTAGAGCAAATTAACAAAGCTAGCCGTGGGGATTTGAGTCCCGAGGAATTGAAGGAGAGACAG GCTAAAGGAATGCAGGACCCAGAAATACAAAATATTCTCCAAGATCCTGTTATGAGACAG GTGTTAACAGATTTCCAGGAGAATCCCAAGGCTGCTCAGGAACACACGAAGAACCCAATGGTGATGGGCAAGATCCAGAAGCTCGTCAGTGCGGGAATTGTCCAGCTTCGGTAA